A region of Dioscorea cayenensis subsp. rotundata cultivar TDr96_F1 chromosome 5, TDr96_F1_v2_PseudoChromosome.rev07_lg8_w22 25.fasta, whole genome shotgun sequence DNA encodes the following proteins:
- the LOC120262447 gene encoding protein SMAX1-LIKE 3-like isoform X1, which yields MRAGGCTVQQALTPEAASVVKQAVSLARRRGHAQVTPLHVANAMLSSSTGLLRAACLQSHSHPLQCKALELCFNVALNRLPASSSSSPILSHHHHHHHHQHHHPPSLSNALVAAFKRAQAHQRRGSIESQQQPLLAVKIELEQLIISILDDPSVSRVMREAGFSSTQVKSNVEQTISMEVSNPNASSTPSSNPKPSKPQESHSTSDQDVMYVIDSLVSKRRRGVVLVGECLESSEAVVRAVMDKVEKGDHIPESLGNLQFVILPLFSLGHMSREEVEHKIGELRCLVKSCYGGKGAVLYLGDLKWVAEYYNKGRGFYCPVEHMIMEIGRLLCGSSTSHEGDGVSQNFWLMGIASFQTYIKCRSGSPSLESLWALHPLTIPSGSLGLSLNYDNSPQNQMVKTKRSGDGSSFWSLMDKGVGNQLNCCSSTDYSLKYDTDNHRKVSSSNGSVTTSLPSWLQQYKEEKKSRETSNDQDSLQVHQSSCKNWSSICSSSHKHHHQLSEMTLHFSSSSPSSSSISSHEHHYGFQQTDQPWLISAKHPWREHHLWLSESVNEGFESSSMKFSKETKGFGILKPNPLSTSSSDHTMEMDQCYPHKFRELNAENLKTLCNALEKKVSWHKDIIPDIVSTILRCRSGMMRRKERIKSTDTKEDTWLFFQGGDCEAKEKIARELANLVFGSSNNLVTISLNNYSSTTKSDSSDDLRNKRVRSEASHSYLERFFEAIKDNHHRVFLMEDLEQIDYCSQVGIKNAIERGRIRGPNGEEASVGDAILILSCENFDSRSRACSPPVKQKSESHEEDEKEDEGDNEVGSGIFLDLNLCADDEEADEDVVVVDDDDVGLLESVDRSFFFNLHEDHL from the exons ATGAGAGCCGGAGGTTGCACAGTGCAACAAGCACTCACACCGGAAGCGGCGAGCGTAGTAAAACAAGCGGTGAGTCTCGCCCGCCGGCGAGGCCATGCACAAGTGACACCTCTCCACGTAGCCAACGCCATGCTCTCCTCCTCCACCGGTCTTCTCCGTGCCGCCTGCCTCCAATCCCACTCTCATCCTCTTCAGTGCAAAGCTCTTGAGCTTTGCTTCAACGTTGCTCTTAATCGTCTTCCAGCTTCCTCTTCTTCaagccctattctttctcaccatcaccaccaccatcaccaccaacaCCACCACCCTCCGTCTCTTTCCAACGCTCTCGTTGCTGCCTTCAAGCGTGCTCAAGCTCACCAGCGCCGGGGATCTATTGAAAGCCAGCAACAACCATTACTTGCTGTCAAGATAGAGCTTGAACAACTCATCATCTCCATCTTGGATGATCCCAGTGTCAGTAGAGTCATGAGAGAAGCTGGCTTCTCTAGCACCCAAGTCAAGTCCAACGTTGAACAAACCATTTCCATGGAGGTTTCCAACCCTAATGCATCCTCCACTCCTTcttcaaaccctaaacctagCAAACCACAGGAGAGTCATAGTACTAGTGATCAAGATGTTATGTATGTGATTGATAGTCTAGTAAGCAAGAGAAGAAGAGGTGTTGTACTAGTTGGAGAGTGTTTAGAAAGCAGTGAAGCAGTTGTTAGAGCAGTGATGGATAAGGTTGAGAAAGGAGATCATATTCCTGAGAGTTTAGGAAATCTTCAGTTTGTCATCCTGCCTCTGTTCTCACTTGGTCACATGTCTAGAGAGGAAGTTGAACACAAGATAGGGGAACTTAGATGTCTTGTTAAGAGTTGTTATGGTGGGAAAGGAGCTGTTCTTTATCTTGGTGATCTTAAATGGGTGGCTGAGTACTATAACAAGGGTAGAGGCTTCTACTGTCCAGTTGAGCATATGATCATGGAGATTGGGAGGTTGCTTTGTGGTAGTAGCACTAGTCATGAAGGTGATGGTGTTTCTCAAAACTTTTGGCTCATGGGGATTGCATCTTTTCAGACTTACATCAAGTGTAGATCTGGAAGTCCTTCTTTAGAGTCTCTTTGGGCTCTTCATCCTCTCACCATTCCTTCTGGCAGCTTAGGATTGAGCCTTAACTATGAtaa TAGTCCACAAAACCAGATGGTGAAAACCAAGAGAAGTGGAGATGGATCTTCTTTCTGGTCTTTGATGGATAAAGGAGTAGGCAATCAGCTCAATTGCTGCAGTAGTACTGATTATTCTCTAAAGTATGATACCGATAATCACCGAAAAGTTTCCAGTAGTAATGGTTCAGTTACCACTAGCTTACCATCATGGCTTCAACAAtacaaagaagagaagaagagcagAGAAACATCCAATGATCAG GACTCTCTTCAAGTTCATCAATCATCATGCAAGAACTGGAGCTCCATTTGCAGTTCATCCCATAAACATCATCACCAACTCTCTGAGATGACACTGCATTTctcctcatcttctccatccTCATCTTCAATCTCTTCCCATGAGCACCATTATGGTTTCCAGCAGACCGATCAGCCATGGCTGATAAGTGCCAAACATCCATGGAGAGAACACCATCTCTGGTTATCAGAATCAGTTAATGAAGGCTTTGAATCAAGCTCTATGAAGTTCAGTAAGGAAACTAAAGGTTTTGGAATTCTAAAACCAAATCCTCTCTCAACTTCTTCAAGTGATCACACTATGGAGATGGATCAGTGCTACCCTCACAAGTTCAGGGAGCTCAATGCAGAGAATTTAAAGACATTGTGCAATGCTTTGGAGAAAAAGGTGTCATGGCATAAGGATATCATTCCAGACATTGTGAGCACCATTCTCCGGTGTCGGTCTgggatgatgagaagaaaagaaaggattaaatCAACAGATACTAAAGAAGATACATGGTTGTTCTTCCAAGGTGGAGATTGTGAAGCCAAAGAGAAGATTGCTAGAGAGTTAGCAAACCTTGTATTTGGTTCAAGTAATAATTTGGTAACTATATCACTCAACAACTACTCATCAACAACGAAGTCAGACTCAAGCGATGATCTTCGAAACAAGAGAGTGAGATCAGAAGCAAGTCATAGTTATCTTGAGAGGTTCTTTGAAGCTATCAAAGACAATCATCACAGAGTTTTCTTGATGGAGGACTTAGAGCAAATTGATTATTGTTCTCAAGTAGGAATCAAGAATGCAATAGAAAGAGGAAGAATACGAGGTCCGAATGGCGAAGAAGCGAGTGTAGGTGATGCTATCCTTATCTTGAGTTGTGAAAACTTCGACTCAAGATCAAGAGCTTGTTCTCCTCCAGTGAAACAAAAATCAGAgagtcatgaagaggatgagaaagaagatgaaggtgACAATGAGGTTGGTTCAGGCATTTTCTTAGACTTGAATCTTTGTGCTGATGATGAAGAAGCAGATgaagatgttgttgttgttgatgatgatgatgtggggCTTTTGGAATCAGTGGATAGATCCTTCTTCTTTAACTTGCATGAAGATCACTTGTAA
- the LOC120260443 gene encoding 2-Cys peroxiredoxin BAS1, chloroplastic, whose amino-acid sequence MASASLSMLASSPHAASPLASPASPTPRISQTLAVPKSFIGLRRSFTPRSSRIGSAPGSSRRSFVVNASQLPLVGNTAPDFEAEAVFDQEFINVKLSDYIGKKYVILFFYPLDFTFVCPTEITAFSDRYSDFEKLNTEILGVSIDSVFSHLAWIQTERKSGGLGDLKYPLVSDVTKSISKSYNVLILDQGIALRGLFIIDKEGIIQHSTINNLAIGRSVDETLRTLQALQYVKENPDEVCPAGWKPGEKSMKPDPKLSKEYFKAI is encoded by the exons ATGGCCTCCGCCTCTCTCTCCATGCTGGCCTCCAGCCCCCATGCCGCTTCCCCCCTTGCATCCCCGGCTTCTCCCACTCCTCGCATCTCCCAAACCTTAGCCGTTCCCAAGAGCTTCATCGGCCTCCGCAGGAGCTTCACTCCTCGCTCTTCTCGCATTGGTTCAGCTCCTGGATCGTCGAGGAGGAGCTTTGTTGTGAATGCT AGTCAGCTGCCTCTTGTGGGAAACACTGCGCCGGATTTTGAGGCTGAAGCCGTTTTCGACCAGGAATTTATCAAT GTGAAACTTTCTGATTATATTGGGAAGAAGTATGTGATTCTGTTCTTCTATCCACTGGATTTCACATTTGTCTGCCCGACTG AGATCACTGCCTTTAGTGACAGATATTCAGATTTTGAGAAATTGAACACAGAAATTTTGGGTGTTTCAATTGACAGTGTG TTCTCCCACCTAGCATGGATTCAGACAGAGAGGAAGTCTGGAGGGCTTGGAGATTTAAAATACCCTTTGGTGTCCGATGTGACAAAGTCAATTTCAAAATCCTACAATGTGTTGATTCTTGATCAG GGGATTGCATTGCGAGGACTGTTTATCATTGACAAGGAGGGGATCATCCAACATTCAACCATTAATAATCTCGCCATTGGCCGAAGTGTGGATGAAACGCTAAGGACCCTCCAG GCATTGCAATATGTTAAAGAGAATCCAGATGAAGTCTGTCCAGCAGGATGGAAGCCTGGGGAGAAGTCCATGAAGCCGGATCCGAAACTCAGCAAGGAATATTTTAAAGctatctag
- the LOC120260597 gene encoding uncharacterized protein LOC120260597, protein MADPRAREQHAKESDDPKAGKPRRISDNIMPHLLNLYASRATAQDFEIYAPGATFEDPLMCAHGVKQIKSAFYSLSKVFSESKIVEYNILENAIAPGKMEILIDNKQHYKIFGKDIDVLSLIRLNVEDGRIIRHEDWWDGKPLKNRDTVKLPLIGRLAEASRRGSMLITHAMMGFGKDPQP, encoded by the exons ATGGCGGATCCCAGAGCCAGAGAGCAGCATGCCAAGGAATCCGATGACCCCAAGGCTGGAAAACCCCGCCGTATCTCCGACAACATCATGCCCCATCTCCTCAACCT GTATGCATCGAGAGCCACTGCTCAGGATTTTGAAATCTATGCTCCTGGGGCTACGTTTGAGGATCCCCTTATGTGTGCTCATGG aGTGAAGCAGATCAAATCGGCTTTCTATTCGCTCTCcaag GTATTCAGTGAATCCAAAATAGTGGAATACAATATACTCGAAAATGCAATCGCACCAGGTAAAATGGAG ATTTTGATCGATAACAAGCAACATTACAAGATCTTTGGCAAAGACATTGATGTATTGTCCCTTATTCGGCTCAATGTGGAGGACGGGAGGATCATCCGACACGAAGACTG GTGGGATGGAAAGCCCTTGAAGAATAGAGACACTGTGAAGTTACCATTAATCGGCCGGCTGGCTGAAGCTTCGCGAAGAGGGTCTATGCTCATAACTCATGCTATGATGGGTTTCGGCAAGGACCCCCAGCCATGA
- the LOC120261773 gene encoding nuclear speckle splicing regulatory protein 1-like has product MSKYGLQLRQPKKPPAPARPPLRPSAFAADDDDGVEQEISRQASKNKALQKIEEQHKKAMEEDPSVFDYDGVYDEMKEKIARPKLEDKSERVPKYIHSLKVAAEKRQRNQEIVFERKLLKERSKDDHLYADKEKFVTRAYKEKLLEEQKWLEEERKRQILEEKEDVTKKKDLSDFYFSLSKNVAFGARVGENAKPAKDNQADNHIQEHQFSLPETEVHPNSSEGGKGVKGQAEISHPQGLPEDAAQVVENTVSEGASVHGNPQTEQASSDQRGEPYKRSEDALAAARERFLARKRAREQE; this is encoded by the exons ATGAGCAAGTATGGCCTTCAGCTCAGGCAGCCGAAGAAGCCTCCGGCACCGGCGAGGCCTCCTCTCCGGCCATCCGCCTTCGCTGCCGACGACGACGATGGTGTCGAGCAGGAGATTTCCCGCCAGGCATCCAAGAACAAAGCCCTCCAAAAG ATCGAGGAGCAGCACAAGAAGGCAATGGAGGAGGATCCTTCAGTGTTCGACTATGATGGAGTTTATGATGAGATGAAGGAGAAGATTGCCCGTCCAAAGTTGGAGGATAAGTCTGAGAGAGTA CCAAAATACATTCATTCACTTAAGGTGGCAGCAGAAAAACGTCAGCGCAACCAGGAAATTGTTTTTGAGAGAAAGCTATTGAAAGAGAGGAGCAAAGATGATCATCTATATGCAGACAAGGAAAAGTTTGTTACAAGGGCCTACAAAGAGAAGCTTTTGGAGGAGCAGAAATGGCTGGAAGAAGAACGGAAGCGCCAAATTCTTGAAGAAAAGGAGGAT GTGACCAAGAAAAAAGACCTGAGTGATTTTTACTTTAGCCTTAGCAAGAATGTAGCTTTTGGTGCTCGGGTGGGGGAAAATGCAAAGCCTGCAAAAGACAACCAGGCAGATAACCATATCCAAGAACACCAATTTAGTCTGCCAGAGACTGAAGTGCATCCCAATTCTTCTGAAGGGGGGAAGGGAGTCAAGGGTCAAGCTGAGATTTCTCACCCTCAGGGTCTCCCAGAGGATGCAGCTCAGGTGGTAGAGAATACTGTGAGTGAGGGTGCTTCTGTTCATGGAAACCCCCAAACAGAGCAAGCATCTTCCGATCAGAGAGGTGAACCTTACAAGAGAAGTGAGGACGCCTTGGCTGCTGCAAGAGAGCGTTTCCTGGCTCGCAAGAGAGCAAGAGAACAAGAATGA
- the LOC120262447 gene encoding protein SMAX1-LIKE 3-like isoform X2, whose protein sequence is MRAGGCTVQQALTPEAASVVKQAVSLARRRGHAQVTPLHVANAMLSSSTGLLRAACLQSHSHPLQCKALELCFNVALNRLPASSSSSPILSHHHHHHHHQHHHPPSLSNALVAAFKRAQAHQRRGSIESQQQPLLAVKIELEQLIISILDDPSVSRVMREAGFSSTQVKSNVEQTISMEVSNPNASSTPSSNPKPSKPQESHSTSDQDVMYVIDSLVSKRRRGVVLVGECLESSEAVVRAVMDKVEKGDHIPESLGNLQFVILPLFSLGHMSREEVEHKIGELRCLVKSCYGGKGAVLYLGDLKWVAEYYNKGRGFYCPVEHMIMEIGRLLCGSSTSHEGDGVSQNFWLMGIASFQTYIKCRSGSPSLESLWALHPLTIPSGSLGLSLNYDNPQNQMVKTKRSGDGSSFWSLMDKGVGNQLNCCSSTDYSLKYDTDNHRKVSSSNGSVTTSLPSWLQQYKEEKKSRETSNDQDSLQVHQSSCKNWSSICSSSHKHHHQLSEMTLHFSSSSPSSSSISSHEHHYGFQQTDQPWLISAKHPWREHHLWLSESVNEGFESSSMKFSKETKGFGILKPNPLSTSSSDHTMEMDQCYPHKFRELNAENLKTLCNALEKKVSWHKDIIPDIVSTILRCRSGMMRRKERIKSTDTKEDTWLFFQGGDCEAKEKIARELANLVFGSSNNLVTISLNNYSSTTKSDSSDDLRNKRVRSEASHSYLERFFEAIKDNHHRVFLMEDLEQIDYCSQVGIKNAIERGRIRGPNGEEASVGDAILILSCENFDSRSRACSPPVKQKSESHEEDEKEDEGDNEVGSGIFLDLNLCADDEEADEDVVVVDDDDVGLLESVDRSFFFNLHEDHL, encoded by the exons ATGAGAGCCGGAGGTTGCACAGTGCAACAAGCACTCACACCGGAAGCGGCGAGCGTAGTAAAACAAGCGGTGAGTCTCGCCCGCCGGCGAGGCCATGCACAAGTGACACCTCTCCACGTAGCCAACGCCATGCTCTCCTCCTCCACCGGTCTTCTCCGTGCCGCCTGCCTCCAATCCCACTCTCATCCTCTTCAGTGCAAAGCTCTTGAGCTTTGCTTCAACGTTGCTCTTAATCGTCTTCCAGCTTCCTCTTCTTCaagccctattctttctcaccatcaccaccaccatcaccaccaacaCCACCACCCTCCGTCTCTTTCCAACGCTCTCGTTGCTGCCTTCAAGCGTGCTCAAGCTCACCAGCGCCGGGGATCTATTGAAAGCCAGCAACAACCATTACTTGCTGTCAAGATAGAGCTTGAACAACTCATCATCTCCATCTTGGATGATCCCAGTGTCAGTAGAGTCATGAGAGAAGCTGGCTTCTCTAGCACCCAAGTCAAGTCCAACGTTGAACAAACCATTTCCATGGAGGTTTCCAACCCTAATGCATCCTCCACTCCTTcttcaaaccctaaacctagCAAACCACAGGAGAGTCATAGTACTAGTGATCAAGATGTTATGTATGTGATTGATAGTCTAGTAAGCAAGAGAAGAAGAGGTGTTGTACTAGTTGGAGAGTGTTTAGAAAGCAGTGAAGCAGTTGTTAGAGCAGTGATGGATAAGGTTGAGAAAGGAGATCATATTCCTGAGAGTTTAGGAAATCTTCAGTTTGTCATCCTGCCTCTGTTCTCACTTGGTCACATGTCTAGAGAGGAAGTTGAACACAAGATAGGGGAACTTAGATGTCTTGTTAAGAGTTGTTATGGTGGGAAAGGAGCTGTTCTTTATCTTGGTGATCTTAAATGGGTGGCTGAGTACTATAACAAGGGTAGAGGCTTCTACTGTCCAGTTGAGCATATGATCATGGAGATTGGGAGGTTGCTTTGTGGTAGTAGCACTAGTCATGAAGGTGATGGTGTTTCTCAAAACTTTTGGCTCATGGGGATTGCATCTTTTCAGACTTACATCAAGTGTAGATCTGGAAGTCCTTCTTTAGAGTCTCTTTGGGCTCTTCATCCTCTCACCATTCCTTCTGGCAGCTTAGGATTGAGCCTTAACTATGAtaa TCCACAAAACCAGATGGTGAAAACCAAGAGAAGTGGAGATGGATCTTCTTTCTGGTCTTTGATGGATAAAGGAGTAGGCAATCAGCTCAATTGCTGCAGTAGTACTGATTATTCTCTAAAGTATGATACCGATAATCACCGAAAAGTTTCCAGTAGTAATGGTTCAGTTACCACTAGCTTACCATCATGGCTTCAACAAtacaaagaagagaagaagagcagAGAAACATCCAATGATCAG GACTCTCTTCAAGTTCATCAATCATCATGCAAGAACTGGAGCTCCATTTGCAGTTCATCCCATAAACATCATCACCAACTCTCTGAGATGACACTGCATTTctcctcatcttctccatccTCATCTTCAATCTCTTCCCATGAGCACCATTATGGTTTCCAGCAGACCGATCAGCCATGGCTGATAAGTGCCAAACATCCATGGAGAGAACACCATCTCTGGTTATCAGAATCAGTTAATGAAGGCTTTGAATCAAGCTCTATGAAGTTCAGTAAGGAAACTAAAGGTTTTGGAATTCTAAAACCAAATCCTCTCTCAACTTCTTCAAGTGATCACACTATGGAGATGGATCAGTGCTACCCTCACAAGTTCAGGGAGCTCAATGCAGAGAATTTAAAGACATTGTGCAATGCTTTGGAGAAAAAGGTGTCATGGCATAAGGATATCATTCCAGACATTGTGAGCACCATTCTCCGGTGTCGGTCTgggatgatgagaagaaaagaaaggattaaatCAACAGATACTAAAGAAGATACATGGTTGTTCTTCCAAGGTGGAGATTGTGAAGCCAAAGAGAAGATTGCTAGAGAGTTAGCAAACCTTGTATTTGGTTCAAGTAATAATTTGGTAACTATATCACTCAACAACTACTCATCAACAACGAAGTCAGACTCAAGCGATGATCTTCGAAACAAGAGAGTGAGATCAGAAGCAAGTCATAGTTATCTTGAGAGGTTCTTTGAAGCTATCAAAGACAATCATCACAGAGTTTTCTTGATGGAGGACTTAGAGCAAATTGATTATTGTTCTCAAGTAGGAATCAAGAATGCAATAGAAAGAGGAAGAATACGAGGTCCGAATGGCGAAGAAGCGAGTGTAGGTGATGCTATCCTTATCTTGAGTTGTGAAAACTTCGACTCAAGATCAAGAGCTTGTTCTCCTCCAGTGAAACAAAAATCAGAgagtcatgaagaggatgagaaagaagatgaaggtgACAATGAGGTTGGTTCAGGCATTTTCTTAGACTTGAATCTTTGTGCTGATGATGAAGAAGCAGATgaagatgttgttgttgttgatgatgatgatgtggggCTTTTGGAATCAGTGGATAGATCCTTCTTCTTTAACTTGCATGAAGATCACTTGTAA
- the LOC120260566 gene encoding NDR1/HIN1-like protein 1, translated as MSSKGDCGIHGSCKRRKLYWRVFACVLAIIILILLIILIIWLVLRPTKPRFYLQDVTVQQFNLSSPNLLSSSIQITISSRNPNDNVGIYYDRLDSFIFYKNQQITLATSLPTGYQGHNDITMWSPYLEGSMVPIAPYLCDAIQQDESAGLLLLYIKIDGRLRWKVGSWISGHYHIYVNCPALLTFGNGKANGYSPSLKFNQISTCSVDV; from the exons ATGTCGTCAAAGGGGGATTGCGGTATCCACGGCTCCTGCAAACGCCGGAAGCTCTACTGGCGTGTATTCGCCTGCGTTCTGGcaatcatcatcctcatcctatTGATAATCCTGATCATCTGGCTCGTTCTCCGTCCAACCAAACCCCGGTTCTATCTCCAAGACGTCACAGTCCAGCAATTCAATCTCTCCTCTCCTAACCTCCTCTCTTCCAGCATTCAAATCACCATCTCTTCTCGCAACCCCAACGACAACGTCGGCATCTACTACGATCGTCTCGACTCCTTCATCTTCTACAAAAACCAGCAGATCACCCTCGCCACCTCTCTCCCCACCGGCTACCAG ggGCACAATGATATAACAATGTGGTCACCATATCTAGAAGGATCAATGGTACCAATTGCTCCATACTTATGTGATGCAATTCAACAAGATGAATCAGCTGGGTTGCTTCTTCTCTATATTAAGATTGATGGGAGGTTGAGATGGAAGGTTGGTTCTTGGATTTCAGGACATTATCATATCTATGTTAATTGTCCTGCTTTGCTTACCTTTGGAAATGGTAAAGCTAATGGTTATTCTCCTTCTCTTAAGTTTAATCAAATCTCTACTTGCAGTGTTGatgtttaa
- the LOC120261550 gene encoding uncharacterized protein LOC120261550, which translates to MKGLSKLALFLLLVVVLLLLVSLLGLLSGGFCVFWSRRRSAGGDEEAGIKRISLYFGCWRSRSKVEPATEGRELGMWPTTRVLYTIKEEEEEEEEEEEEVAAGEKEEEKEGEFLTPCASPEFYTPAPSPARSC; encoded by the coding sequence ATGAAAGGCCTCTCAAAGCTTGCtctgtttcttcttcttgttgttgttcttcttcttcttgtctcttTGTTAGGGTTACTCTCCGGCGGGTTTTGTGTATTCTGGTCTCGCCGGAGATCAGCCGGCGGCGACGAGGAGGCGGGTATCAAGAGGATAAGTTTGTACTTTGGATGCTGGAGGAGTAGATCAAAGGTGGAGCCGGCGACGGAGGGCAGAGAGCTGGGGATGTGGCCAACTACGAGGGTTTTGTACACCAttaaggaggaggaggaggaggaggaggaggaggaggaggaggtcgCCGCCGgcgagaaggaggaggagaaggaaggGGAGTTCTTGACGCCGTGTGCTTCGCCGGAGTTTTATACGCCGGCGCCGTCACCTGCTCGTTCTTGTTAA